The Rhododendron vialii isolate Sample 1 chromosome 5a, ASM3025357v1 genome contains a region encoding:
- the LOC131326713 gene encoding MADS-box transcription factor 23-like → MGRGKIVIRRIDDTTSRQVTFSKRRNGLLKKAKELSILCDAEVGVIVVSNTGRLYEFASTSIRSIVERYNKEQEDYQLMSPTSEAKFWQREAETLRQQLKYLEENQRQLTGEELNGLSVKDLENLESQLEMSLNSIRTKKDQLFTDEIQQLNRQGVISHQENMKLFKEVNVLQKENAELQKKVHGENDINDIKRYSMQPHGFSTRCNLDGPIDLQLCQPQQRDCEMPENATNLRLQLP, encoded by the exons ATGGGAAGAGGAAAAATTGTGATCAGAAGAATTGATGATACAACAAGCAGGCAAGTGACTTTCTCGAAACGCAGAAATGGATTGCTTAAGAAGGCCAAGGAACTATCAATTCTTTGTGATGCTGAAGTTGGAGTGATTGTCGTCTCTAATACCGGGAGGCTATATGAATTTGCAAGCACTAG CATTAGATCGATAGTCGAACGATACAacaaagagcaagaggattatCAGTTGATGAGTCCCACTTCAGAAGCCAAG TTTTGGCAAAGGGAAGCAGAAACCTTAAGGCAACAGCTGAAATACTTGGAagaaaaccaaag ACAATTGACGGGTGAAGAACTTAATGGTTTGAGTGTCAAAGATCTGGAAAATCTAGAAAGCCAATTGGAAATGAGCTTGAACAGTATCCGGACCAAGAAG GACCAACTTTTCACAGATGAAATACAACAATTAAACCGCCAG GGAGTTATTAGTCATCAAGAAAATATGAAATTGTTTAAGGAGGTTAATGtgctgcaaaaagaaaatgcagaatTGCAAAAAAAG GTTCATGGAGAAAATGACATCAATGACATCAAAAGATATTCCATGCAACCACATGGTTTTAGCACTAGATGCAACTTAGATGGACCTATAGACCTGCAGCTATGCCAACCGCAGCAGAGAGACTGTGAAATGCCAGAAAACGCGACAAACCTACG ATTACAACTGCCTTAG
- the LOC131326714 gene encoding uncharacterized protein LOC131326714 isoform X3, whose product MLTRVSSTLFFLLDPDIQLKRSKTPIIGEVHLSNLEADVRCGKDVYLPFLKASEVFDCSVVYGLGCSSSRNSRTLGA is encoded by the exons ATGCTGACAAG GGTTTCGTCAACGCTTTTTTTCCTGCTAGATCCAGACATACAGCTTAAGAGGTCAAAAACTCCAATTATTG GTGAAGTTCACCTAAGCAACTTAGAAGCAGATGTCAGATGTGGGAAGGACGTGTATCTTCCATTCTTGAAAGCGAGTGAG GTTTTTGATTGCTCTGTCGTCTATGGACTTGGGTGTAGCAGTAGCAGAAACAGTAGAACACTAGGGGCTTAA
- the LOC131326714 gene encoding uncharacterized protein LOC131326714 isoform X2 encodes MLTRVSSTLFFLLDPDIQLKRSKTPIIGEVHLSNLEADVRCGKDVYLPFLKASEDHPSTCPSHEFEEVLNVRNRRNSKMIMHSYLVVFR; translated from the exons ATGCTGACAAG GGTTTCGTCAACGCTTTTTTTCCTGCTAGATCCAGACATACAGCTTAAGAGGTCAAAAACTCCAATTATTG GTGAAGTTCACCTAAGCAACTTAGAAGCAGATGTCAGATGTGGGAAGGACGTGTATCTTCCATTCTTGAAAGCGAGTGAG GACCATCCTTCAACATGTCCAAGTCATGAGTTTGAGGAAGTCTTAAATGTTAGAAACAGAAGGAACAGCAAGATGATTATGCACAGCTATCTAGTTGTATTTAGATGA